CAGGTGCTGCGCCACCACCCGCAGGACGCCTCCCTCCTGCTGCTGCGCCGCGCGGTGGGGTTGATTCCGGGCGCCGAGGCCGGGTCGCTGCTTCTTCTGAGCGGCGGGCACTTTCGCTACGCGGCGGTCGAATGTCTCGATCCCGGGCCTCTGCGGGACGTTCTCTTCCGGCCTGACGACCTGCGCCGGCAGTGGTATGGCCTCGGGGAGGCTGCCTGGCACCAGGGCCGGGCCCGGATTCTGCGCGCCTCGGATGTTGCGGCGCAGTCCAACGGTTACCTGCGCGACGGAGTGTACGTGGCGCAGTCGCCTCCCTTCGTCAGGGAGATCAAGGCGAACCTCGGCGTGCCGATCTTGCATGAAAACGAGGTGTACGGCTTCCTCAATCTCGACGCTTTTGTCGATCCGGACGCTTTCGGCCAGGATTCGATGGAGGCGGCCCAGGCGTTCGCGATGCAGGCGGCACTCCTGATTCACCATACCAAGCAGGTGGGACGCATCCATGAAACGGCCCGGACCGATGCCCTCACTGGTCTGCTCAACCGCCGGGCGTTCAGCGAGAGTCTCATGCAGGAGGTCGGGCGCGCGCAACGGGACGCCCTGCCGCTGACCCTGCTCGTGATGGATCTGCGGCGCTTCAAATTGATCAACGACGCCCACGGACACGCCGAGGGTGACCGCGCCCTTCAACATGTCGCCGGGGTACTCACCCGGTATCTGCGTGTTGCCGGGGAGTCCTGCCTGGCGTCTGGGGAGAGCGCTCGATCTCCTGCTCAGGCTTTTCGCTGGGGCGGTGACGAGTTCGCGGTGCTGTTGCCGGCCACACCTCTTGCGGCGGCTGAGGTCTGGAGCGAGGGCCTGCGCCGTGCGCTCCAGACCTCGCTTCCCAGCCACTGGTCACTGGACGTGAGGCTGGGGCTCGCTGAGTTGCAGGCTGGTGATCTTCAGGGCGAGCGGCTTATGCGTGAGGCAGATTTAAGCATGTACAGCGACAAGGCCCGCCAGACCTGAGGGGCTCGGGGAATGTGAGCTTGCTTTGGTTTCGCCATCTCTGTAACTAACTAAATTAGAACATATAAATTCTAATACCTAGATCTGCAAGTTCTGGAGGATCTGAATTCCAGATTCATATCTAAGAGGTGTTAGAGTAGAGAGCCAATACCCAGATCCAACGACTCAGCAGGAACCTGACCTCTGCCCTGGCTGGGAGGTGAGGCGGTGGGCCGCGTGATCAACGGCCATGCACAGGCAGAGAAAATACAGATGTGCGGGGTGACGTGGTGAGGGCATCTCACCGACCTGGGGTGGGTTTTGTTTGGTTACACCCACGGCGCCATCCCGCTTACACTGACCTATGCACGGTTGAAGGGAGAAATCACCTCTGGCGGCACTTTCACCCCTCTTGGGGCATGGGAAGAATCTCCAGAGGCTCGGGGCGCTGCTTCGTGGCTCGACCTGACTCATCACCTTGCCTGGCCTGGAGCGTAACTGCGCTCACTCTCGAAGGTGCGCGCGTGATGCACTACGAGTTTAAAGGAGGAGCCCACCTCGTCGAGCTGTCTGCCCTCAAAGCCCGGGTGGGGGTCGGGGCCTGTCTGCCGTGGCCGTTGCCTTCGCCCTTCCTCTCCAGGAAGCCCCCCTGTGACGCCCTCATCAACCGCCTCTGAAGGTGGCGCGCAGCTTACGTGGACGGTGCAGAGGACTCCCGCCGATGCCGGGACTGACGCGGCGGGGGTACCCCCGCATCCCCCTTCTGTCTCGACCCTTTAGAAGCTGCCATACGTCACAATATGGGCACGATGGCGCCGCTTGCGAGCCGGGACGCACTCACCCGGTTACCCACCCGCACCGCATTTGACGCGGACCTCCTCCAGCGTCTCTCGGCCGGGGAGAACTGCACGCTGCTGCTGTGTGACCTGGACTACCTCAAGTTGATCAACGATACCTTCGGGCATCTGGCGGGCGATGAGGCGCTGCAGGCCCTGGCTGAGGCCCTGCAGACGGAGGTTCCCCCTGGCGGGCAGGTGTACCGGCTGGGCGGCGACGAGTTCGCCGTGCTCGCGCGCGAGTCCGTGGCCGCCCTCGCGGGGTGGGGCCAGGGGGTCATTCAGCGGCTGAGCGAAAGGCCAGACCGGCCGCTGCGCGTGAGCATGGGGATCGCCGCATGGCAGCCGGGCCAAGGCGGGTCCCAGGCCCTGTTTGCGCTGGCCGACGCCCGGCTGTACGCGGCCAAGCGCCTGGGCCGGGGGCGGGTGGTGCACGAGGACGTGGACCCGGCGCTGGGACCCGGGGGCGGTCGTGCCCGGCTGCTGGAACGGGACGAGGCCCGGGTCCAGACGGTGGCCTTTTTTCAGCGGGGGCGGTCGGTGCCCGGCACCCGCCTGACCGTGCAGGCCGCTCCTGGTGGGGGGCTGAGCGCGTTTCTGTGCGAGGCGGACCTGATCGCGCAGCTCCTGGGGTATCAGACGCTGCACGTGCGGGGAGACCCCCAGCGGGCCGCCCGCCAGCATGACCTCTGGGAAGGCGCGGCCCTAAACGGTGTGCCCCTCAGGGGACCCCTCGAAGCGGCGCTGCGGGAGGGACGGAGCGCCGCTCCCCTGGCCGTCCTGCTCGAAGCGCCTGATGACCTCAGTGCTGCTGGTCTGGCTGAACTCGCGCCCGTTCTGGCCGGAGCGCAGGCCGTCATGATGGGTCAGGCCGCTGGGCCGGCACACGCGGCGGGGCCGCAGCGGCTGACCCTGGCGCCGCTCACGGACCGGGCCATTCTGGCGCTGGCCGAGGCCCAGGTCGGGCCGCTGGGTGAAGGGGGCATGGCGTGGCTGCTGCGGCAGGTGCAGGGCCTGCCCGCCCGGCTCGGGCCGCTGCTCTCGGCGCTGCGGCTCGAAGCGGAACTGCGCGCTCAGAGCGTGTCGTCGCTGACCCAGGGCCCTCCCCAGGACTGGGAGGGGGCGGTCGCGCGGCATGTGCCGTCGGCGCGGCCGGTCCCCCAGCCCCACCTGTATGGCCGCGCCCCCGAGGTCAGGGAGGCGGCGCGCCGGCTACACGGGCACGCGCTGCTGACCCTCACCGGACCCGCCGGACGGGGCAAAACACGTCTCGCGCGGCAACTGCTCGCCGAACTGGGGGGGAGTTGGCCGGGCGGCGCCCACGAAGTTTCGCTGCGCGGCGTGCGGCTGCCCGAGGTGGCCCTGGCCCGGATCAGTGAGGTGCTGCTCGGCACGGCGGTCGCCCCCGTGACGGTGGAAACCCTGACCCAGCTGCTGAGACGGCGCCCCACCCTGCTGCTGCTCGACGACGCCGCGCCCTCTGCCCTTCCAGCCAGGGTGCTCGAAGCCGTGCTGGCGCAGAGTCCGAGCACCCGCATCATCGTGACGGGGCACGCGCCCATGGGCGTGCGGGGTGAAGCTTCCCTGGCGCTCGCTCCTCTGCCGGACGCCCACCTGAGGGCCGCCCTCGCCGCGCAGGTCACCCCCACGGACCGGGCCGAAGAGGTGGACCTTGACGCCCTGGACTTCCTGACCCGGTACGCGGCGGGTGAACCCGACACCCTGACCGCCCTGCTGCCCCTCGTCGGGATGTTCGGTTTGACGGGCGCGGCCAAGCACCTGGAGCGCAGCGGGCGGTCGCGGCAGGCCAGCGCCGGTCCCTGGCCGGAACTCGGCCCGCCGGAACGGCGCGTGCTCGCGGCCCTGAGTACCTTCGACGGTCCCTTCGACCTGTCCTGGGCCGGGGAAGTGTCGGGGGGCTCATCGTTCCTGCTCTCCGCGCTGATTCACCGCCAGATGCTGTTGCCCGTGGGCGGCGGGCTCTACCGCCTTCCCGAGCAACTCCTCAACCGCAGTCAGGCCCATCTCCGTCGGCATCCTGCCACCTGCAGGCGTGCCCAGGAACGCGGGCTGAGTCATGCCCAGGCCACCTTGCAGGCCTATCCGCCGGAAAGTGCGGCGTGGTTCAGCCATCTGGACACCCACTACCCCACCTTGCGGGCCCTGCTTGCCGGACGGCTGCGTGTCCCCACGCCGCCCGGCCCAGCCCTGGTGCGCATCCTGCTGCACCTCACGCCCTATCGCCTGGCCCGCGCCTACCTGTACGACGCCCGCGAGGACCTGTCCTCAGCCCTCCAGGGGCTTTCCAGCGGCGCACACGAACCCGACCCCGCGCTGCGCCCGGCCCTGCACCTCGCGCTCGCGTCCACCCTGCAGCGGCTCGGAGACCACGCGCAGGCCTACGCCCTGGCGAGCGGGGCCCGCGAGCAGGCCGAGACCTTGGGCAATCTGCCCCTGCTGGCGGCGGGCCTCCTCACCGAGGCGCGCATCCTGCACCGCCGCAGCGCCTACGCCGAAGCGCACGCCCTGTATGCTCGTGTCCACAGCGAGGTCCAGGGGGCCGGACGCCCGCACCTGCTCGTCCAGGCCCTGGGGGGCATGGCCCGCACCGCGATCTACACGGGAGAACTGAACCGCGCGCAGGAGCACGTGCAAGAGGCGCTGCGAGAGGCCGCCTCGCTGGACCGCCCTCGTCTGCGCGCCGAGCTGCTGAACACGGCCGGATTGATCGCGACCGAACGTCGCGACCTCGGCGCCGCACAGGCGCTGATGGAGCAGGCCCTGGCGCTGCACGAGACCTACGGCGGACGCGCGGGCCAGACCCTGAACCTGACCGGGCTGGCCTGGGTCGCGCTGCTGCGTGGCGACTTCGCCCTGAGTGTTCAGCACAGCGGGCGGGTGCTGCAACAGGCGCAGGACTCGGGGCAAAGCTGGGAGATCGCCAACGCGCTCGTCAACCTCGGGCACGCCCTGGCCCGGCTCGGCCAGCTGGATGAGGCGCGCGCCCGCCATCAGGAAGCCGCGCGCCGCGCCGCGCAGTGTGACGCGCCCTCGGTCGTGGCCGAGGCGCTGGGAGGCCTGGCCGACGTTCTGGCGCGCCAGCACCAGCTGGGCGAGGCCCGCGCCCTGCTGGACTTCACCCTGGCCCACCCCGGCGCCAACGCCGAAGTTCACAGTTTTTTCGCCCCGCTGCGCCGCACGCTTGCCGATCAGTCCCCCGCACCCCTGTCCGCAGAGTTGCTGGCCCTGCTGGGAGGAATCGAGGGGAACGTGGTTCATGGGAAACTCCAGGGGTCAGGTCACGGCCCCGGTGAGGCTCAGGGGGCAGGCGGCGACGGTTCGCTCAGTGCACTGGCCCCTCGCAGCAGGGCCTGAAGCTGAGGCGCGTCGACCGGTCCGAGGTGGCGGGCGGCGACCTGCCCCGCGCGGTCCAGGACGAAGGTGCTGGGATAGCCACTGACCTGCAGGGCCTGCCGCAGCTCTCCCCCATCCACGAAGGTCGGGGCCTGAACGCCGAGGCCGCTCAGAAACGCGTGCACCTGCGCCGGGTCCTCCCCGGCGTTGATCAGCACGACCGGCTCCCCGGCGGCCAGGGCGCGGGCCAGCACCGGCAGTTCCGCGCGGCAGGGACCGCACCAGGTCGCCCAGACGTTCACGACGGCGGGCCGGGGCAGGTCGGCAAAGGGCAGGGTTGCCGTCTCGCCCGCGCCGGAGACCCAGGTCACCGTCACGTGGTCGGCGTTCAGGGTGGACTGGGGAGCCGGACGCAGCAGCAGCGGGAGGGCCGCCGCCACGGCGCTCAGCAGCAGTCCGCGCGTCAGGGCAGGCGGCCAGCGCCGCAGGTGCGTGAGCAGGTAGGCCAGGCCAGCGGCGACCCCGGCGGGCCATATCCACTCCCCGGCCCGGACGTCGAGCACGGTCAGCACGCGCCCGGCAAAGGTGGGGGCCAGCTCGGCCCAGTGCGGCCAGGCGGCGGCCAGCCGGGCCGTGATCAGGGCCACGAGCGCGGCCGTGCCCGCGTGCCGAGAGGGCGCGGTGCCCAGCCAGGTGCCCAGGGCGAGCAGCAGCGCCAGCCGGTCCCAGGCGAGCACCAGCGGGCCGAGGTGCAGGGCGTCCGGCGTGAGGTTCACCGGGTGGTGGGGAAGCCCGCCGCCTCCCAGGCGAGCATGCCGCCGTCCACGTTGTAGACATTGCGGTGGCCCCCGTCCGTGAGGACCTGACTGGCCTGCGCGCTGCGGCTGCCACTGCGGCAGATCACGTAGACCTTGCGGTCTTTCGGCACCTCGTTCAGGCGGGCCGGCAGGTCCTGGAGGGGCAACAGGGTGGCCCCCGGCACATGCCCCTGCACGTACTCGGCGGGCGTGCGGACATCGAGGACGAACTCGCCTGACTGCTGGGCCGTGTGCAGGTCCTGCACGCTCACGGTGGTGTAGCCGTCTTGCGCGGCGGGGGCGCAGGCGGTGAGCAGAGCGAGGAGGGCGACGGGGCGGAACCGTAAGAACATGGCGACCTCCAGAGGTCGAGGGCAATTCAGGTCTGGGAAGGCGTGCCCTGACGCACCAGCAAGACCGGCACCTGCGCGTCATGCACGACCCGGTCGGCCACGCTGCCCAGCAGCAGGTGGGATAGACCCTTGCGTCCGTGCGTGGCCATGACGATCAGGTCTGCCCCCAGCTCGGCCGTTTCTTCCAGGATCGCGTGGGGCACGTCACGTCCACGGGCCGGACGTTGCAGGGGGGTCAGGCGGGTGCCGTTGGCATCCAGGATGCCTTCTTCCAGGGCGTGTTCTCCGGCCTGCGCCCACTCGCGCTCAGTGTCCTCGGCCGACACGCTCAGGTCGTTGCCGCTGCCCAGCTCCAGGTGCGCGTCCGGGACGATGTGCAGCAGGGTCAGCCGGGCGCCCAGGGCGCGGGTGAGGGCGGCGGCGTGGCGAACAGCGGCGTGGTCGATGTCGGTGCCGTCCGTGGTCACGAGGATGTGCCTGTACATGGGGGCTCCTTCAGTGAGGGAGGCGGTCTTTGAACGCGCCGTAGAGGTAGGTGCCGAGCAGCGCAAAGGCGAGCACGATCAGGATGGGCCACACGCCTGACCCCAGCAGGGTGAAGATGGGCCCCGGGCACAGGCCCGACAGTCCCCAGCCCACCCCGAAGGTCAGGCCGCCGAGCACGTAGCGCCGCCAGCCCTTCTCCTTGGGCGTTACCGAGATCGTCTGTCCGTCGCGGCTTTTGGCCCCCGAGCGCCGCAGCAGCGCAGTCGTGACCATGCCGGTCAGCACCGCCGACCCCATCAGGCCGAACATGTGGAAAGACTCGAAGCGGAACATCTCCTGAATGCGGTACCAGCTCGCCGCCTCGGATTTGACGAGCACGACGCCGAAGTACAGGCCCGCGAGCAGGTAGACGAACAGGCCAGTCGCCGCGCGGGTGCCAGAGGTTGACTCGGTATGAACGCCGGGAATCTTGGTCGTGGTCACCGGATCACCGCCATGAAGAGGGGGAGAAGGAGGTTCGCGCTGAGGATGCCCCCCACAAAGAACGAGATGGTGGCGATCAGCGAAGGGCCTTGCAGGGTCGAGAGGCCGGTGATCGCGTGCCCGGAAGTGCAGCCGCCCCCATAGCGGGTGCCGAAGCCCACGAGCAGTCCGGAGACAGCCAGCAGGAGCCACACGCCGGGGTTAGACAGATCGGTCAGCTCGGCGGGCACTAGGCCGGGGCGCACCTGCACGCCCAGGTCCTGCACCGACTGCATCGCCGCCGCGCTCAGCCGGGTGGGTTCGGGGTTGGCGAGTAGCCCGCCCGCCACGAAGCCGCCCAGCAGCAGCCCGCCCGCGAACATCAGGTTCCAGCGCTCCTTTTTCCAGTCGTAGCGGAAGAAGCCGGGCTTGGCCGACTCGGGCAGCAAGATGGCGCAGGCGTGACGCAGGTTCGACGAGATGCCGAACGACTTGTTGCCCAGCCACAGCAGCAGCGGCACCGTCAGGCCGATCAGGGGGCCGCCCACGTACCAGGGCCAGGGCGAACGGAGAACATCAAGCAGGTCAGTCATGGATACCTCGGGGGTCAGGGAGGGAGAGGAAACGTCAGGGCCGGTGTGCGGCCTGCGCCGCTGGGGGCGCGAGCACCTTCGGTATATTCGTGGCCAGCACATACAGACCCATCACAACCAGGAACCCCGCGAAGCCTTTTCGGAGGCTCTCGTTGGACACCCTCTTGCCGACCCGCGCTCCCAGAAAGCTGCCCAGGATACCGATGGCCGTGAAGATCAGGATGAGGTTCCAGTGCATGCTGAGGTTCTGCTCGGTGAGCACCTGGGTGTATTTGAAAAAGCCCGCAAAGCTCTTGGCCGCGATGATCAGCAGGCTGGTGCCCACCGCGAGGCCCATGGGCAGTCCGCCCAGCAGCACCAGCGCCGGGATGATCAGAAAGCCCCCGCCCACACCCACCAGCCCGGTCAGGACGCCGACACCCAGCCCCTCTGCGCCGATCTTGAGCGGCGAGCGCTTATGGACCGACTGGCCCTCCGGCTGGGCCTTCGCGGGCCGGAACATCATCACGGCGGCGAGCAGCATCACCACGGCGAAGAGCAGCAGTTGCACCACGCCGCTGAGATACACGCTCAGAGCCGCGCCCAGAAAGGTGCCGACGACGCCGGGCACGCCGAACCAGAGCACCGAGCGCCAGTCGATCTGCCGCCCCAGCGCGTAGGGAATCGCCCCCACCAGGCTGATGCCGCCCACGATGGCAAGCGACTCGGCAATCGCCAGCTTCTCCGGCTCGCCGACGAGGTAGACCAGTACTGGCACGGTCAGGATGGACCCGCCCGACCCCAGCAGGCCGAGGCTTAGCCCGATGAGCGCCGCGCCGATCCAGGCGAAGATCATGGCTGCTCGCCCCGTTTCACTTCGCGGCCCTCGCGCACCCAGGCCGCCGTGCCGCCGGAGAGGTTCAGCAGCCCGGTCTTGCCCTGGGAGGCGAGGTAGGCGGCTGCCTGCGAGGAGCGGTTGCCGCTCGCGCAGATCAGCACCGTGTTCGGCCCGATCTCGTCTTCGCGCCCGGCGAGCTCGCTCAGGGGCAGGTTGACGGCTCCGGGGATGTGGCCCTGGGTGTACTCGTCGCGCTCGCGCACGTCCACGAGGCGGGCGCCCCCCCGCTTCTTGCCTTCAAGTTCGGTGGTGAAGATGTCCTGGTAGGTCATCGGAAGCTCCTTTCAGCAGCGGGCGGAGGCGGCCCGGTCCTGTGCCGCCTCCGCCGGGTGGGGGTCAGGCGTTCTGGCTTTCCTTCTGCGCCTTCGCCCAAGCGTCGTAGCCCCCGGCGAGTTCGGTGACGTTGAAGCCCTCGGCCCGCAGCAGGCTGGCGGCGGCGGCGCTGCGTGCCCCGCCCTGGCAGTGCACGACGATCTCGCGGTCACGCGACAGGGTGTCGAGGCGCCAGGGGAGGCGTCCGGCGTGCAGTTGCCGCGCTCCGGGGATGTGGCCCTCCTCGTACTCGGTCTTGGCCCGCACGTCGAGAATCAGGGCGCCTTCGTGCTGCGGCAGCTCGCTCGCCGGGATGGGCTGGGCGGGGGCGGTCTCCAGGCCCTCGGCGCCCGGGAGGAAGCCGACGACGTTGTCCAGGCCCACCATCCACAGCTTGCGGCGCAGCGCTTCGGCGCGGTCCTCGGGAGCGAGCAGAATCAGCTCGCGCTCCGGGGTCAGCAGCCAGCCGGACCACGTTTCCAGGGTGCCGCCGTCGGGGATATTCACGCTGCCCACGGGCGCCCCGGCGTGGTGCTCCTCCTTCTTGCGGGTGTCGATCAGACGGGCACCGGCGGCGAGCTTTGCCTTCACGTCCCCGGCGCTGAGTTCCTTCAGCGGGGCCACTTCACCCAACAGGGCGGGGCCGTCGCGGTTTTCCGTCTTCATGCGCCCGTAGTACAGCGGGGCGTCGGGCTGGCCTTCGAGGAGTTCCCGCGTGAAGCCCTCCTCGTCGCCCTTCTCCACGAGCTTGCCCCACCAGCTCAGCGCCCGCTCGTAGCCGACCGTCGTGGTGGGCACCGCGCCCAGCGCCTTGCCGCAGGCACTCCCCGAGCCGTGGCCGGGCCACACCTGCACGTAGTCGGGCAGGGTGAGGAACTTGTCGCGCAGCGAGGCGAACATCTGCTTCGCGCCCACGTAACGGGTGTCCTGCCCGCCCGCCGCCTCGTCGAGCAGGTCGGGGCGGCCCAGGTCGCCCACGAACACGAAGTCGCCGCTCAGGATCATGGAGGGCGTGTCGCCCCGGGGGGTATCGGTGACCAGGAAGCTGAGGTGCTCGGGCGTGTGGCCGGGCGTGTGCAGCACGTCGATGCGGACGTTGCCCACCCTGAAGGTGTCGCCGTCGTGGAGCTTCTGGTGACCGTCGTCGTAGGTGTACTGCCAGCCCTCGCCGCCCTCGTCGGAGAGCAGGAGCTTTGCGCCGGTGGCCTTCGCCAGCTCGCGGCTCCCAGAGAGGTAGTCGGCGTGGATGTGGGTCTCGGTGACGTGGGTGACGCGCAGTTTCTCGGCCTTCGCCTCTTCGAGGTACTGGGCGATGTCGCGGATGGGATCGACCACCAGGCATTCGCCGGTCTTCTGGCAGCCGACCATGTAGGACGCCTGCGCGAGGTCCGTGTCGTAGAAGCGTTTGAAGTACATGGCCGGATGGTATACCCCCTCCCCCTATTCTGTCAAATACCTAGGGGGGTATACTGGGGGTATGACTGCGACCGTGCCCGTCAGTGACCATCAAGCCGAGAAGACCAAGATCCTCAACCGCCTGCGCCGCCTGGAGGGGCAGCTGCGTGGCCTTCAGAAGATGGTGGAGGAGGAAAAGAGCTGCGTGGAGGTGATGAGCCTGTATGCCAGCGCCAAGAGTGCCCTGGAGGCCACCGGGGACGTGATTCTGGAGACCTACGTGGAGATGTGCCAGGCCCGTGAGGAAAAGCCCGCCGACCTCGTGCGGCTGCTCAAGCTGGCCCGGTGAGGGACGCGAGGCGCGGGACGGAACCCATCACCAGCGTCCCAGAGTGAAGATGCGGCGCTGAAGAAAGCCACGGAAGGTGCCTTCTGACCACTGATTCGGGCATGAACCGCGCTGGCGACAGCACCGAACCTTCGCAGGGAGGTCCCGGTCCTTCACACCCCAAGGGGAAACGGCGCCCCATGGTGAGTGTTCCCATAAGGCCCTTTTCCCCGCTCACAGAAGTTGGGCGAGCCCGAAATGACAGATTCGGAAGCAGGAGGAACCCCATGTCGGATGACCTGAACAAGACGCAGCCCGCCCAACCGGAAACCGCCGCCACCGAGGACATGCCCAAGCAGGCGCCCGGCGAGACGCAGGCCGAGCAGCCTGGAAGCGAGCAGGAGATGAGCCTCGCTCCCGTCGTGATTCGTGACGACTACCGGGGCAGCGGCAAACTGGAGGGGAAGGTGGCCCTGATCACTGGCGGCGACAGCGGCATCGGACGCGCCGTGGCGGTGCACTTCGCCCGCGAGGGAGCAGACGTCGCCATCGTCTATCTGGACGAGCACGAGGACGCCCAGGCCACGCAGCAGATGGTGCAGGCCGAGGGCCAGAAGGCCGTCCTGATCCCTGGAGACATCGGTGACCCCACCTTCTGTCAGCGGGCCGTGCAGCAGACCGTAGACGAACTCGGGCAGCTCGATATCCTGGTCAACAACGCGGCCGAGCAGCACCCGCAGGACCAGATCACCGACATCACCCCGGAGCAGCTCGAAAAGACCTTCCGGACCAACATCTTCTCCATGTTCTACCTGACTCAGGCCGCCATGCCGCACCTGCGCCGGGGCGCGAGCATCATCAACACCACGAGCATCACCGCCTATAAGGGCAGCCCGCAACTGCTCGACTACAGCAGCACCAAGGGAGCGATCGTGTCCTTTACGCGCAGC
This genomic window from Deinococcus reticulitermitis contains:
- a CDS encoding TlpA family protein disulfide reductase, with amino-acid sequence MNLTPDALHLGPLVLAWDRLALLLALGTWLGTAPSRHAGTAALVALITARLAAAWPHWAELAPTFAGRVLTVLDVRAGEWIWPAGVAAGLAYLLTHLRRWPPALTRGLLLSAVAAALPLLLRPAPQSTLNADHVTVTWVSGAGETATLPFADLPRPAVVNVWATWCGPCRAELPVLARALAAGEPVVLINAGEDPAQVHAFLSGLGVQAPTFVDGGELRQALQVSGYPSTFVLDRAGQVAARHLGPVDAPQLQALLRGASALSEPSPPAP
- a CDS encoding GGDEF domain-containing protein translates to MNVGAERLRPRDAWDAPGDAEVSDGALFGLLAELGRCRTVQEAKRQVQRALPVQLGPHSELLWTGSAAPPPTWPLFVPAAAQALAQIQLTERCEEIVRIGLEAAGHSHEPAVAGRLTAQIRRTLGVEGVGLFRLHAGTLRAETRWAVPAVRPPPYTPAHLHVLALGQVHLHHEGLLLPLRNRFPARSFLWFQAPGRVWEAAEIAAFRRVSGVLGAEQERVLMERQLATLLSLQAQVLRHHPQDASLLLLRRAVGLIPGAEAGSLLLLSGGHFRYAAVECLDPGPLRDVLFRPDDLRRQWYGLGEAAWHQGRARILRASDVAAQSNGYLRDGVYVAQSPPFVREIKANLGVPILHENEVYGFLNLDAFVDPDAFGQDSMEAAQAFAMQAALLIHHTKQVGRIHETARTDALTGLLNRRAFSESLMQEVGRAQRDALPLTLLVMDLRRFKLINDAHGHAEGDRALQHVAGVLTRYLRVAGESCLASGESARSPAQAFRWGGDEFAVLLPATPLAAAEVWSEGLRRALQTSLPSHWSLDVRLGLAELQAGDLQGERLMREADLSMYSDKARQT
- a CDS encoding diguanylate cyclase domain-containing protein, whose amino-acid sequence is MAPLASRDALTRLPTRTAFDADLLQRLSAGENCTLLLCDLDYLKLINDTFGHLAGDEALQALAEALQTEVPPGGQVYRLGGDEFAVLARESVAALAGWGQGVIQRLSERPDRPLRVSMGIAAWQPGQGGSQALFALADARLYAAKRLGRGRVVHEDVDPALGPGGGRARLLERDEARVQTVAFFQRGRSVPGTRLTVQAAPGGGLSAFLCEADLIAQLLGYQTLHVRGDPQRAARQHDLWEGAALNGVPLRGPLEAALREGRSAAPLAVLLEAPDDLSAAGLAELAPVLAGAQAVMMGQAAGPAHAAGPQRLTLAPLTDRAILALAEAQVGPLGEGGMAWLLRQVQGLPARLGPLLSALRLEAELRAQSVSSLTQGPPQDWEGAVARHVPSARPVPQPHLYGRAPEVREAARRLHGHALLTLTGPAGRGKTRLARQLLAELGGSWPGGAHEVSLRGVRLPEVALARISEVLLGTAVAPVTVETLTQLLRRRPTLLLLDDAAPSALPARVLEAVLAQSPSTRIIVTGHAPMGVRGEASLALAPLPDAHLRAALAAQVTPTDRAEEVDLDALDFLTRYAAGEPDTLTALLPLVGMFGLTGAAKHLERSGRSRQASAGPWPELGPPERRVLAALSTFDGPFDLSWAGEVSGGSSFLLSALIHRQMLLPVGGGLYRLPEQLLNRSQAHLRRHPATCRRAQERGLSHAQATLQAYPPESAAWFSHLDTHYPTLRALLAGRLRVPTPPGPALVRILLHLTPYRLARAYLYDAREDLSSALQGLSSGAHEPDPALRPALHLALASTLQRLGDHAQAYALASGAREQAETLGNLPLLAAGLLTEARILHRRSAYAEAHALYARVHSEVQGAGRPHLLVQALGGMARTAIYTGELNRAQEHVQEALREAASLDRPRLRAELLNTAGLIATERRDLGAAQALMEQALALHETYGGRAGQTLNLTGLAWVALLRGDFALSVQHSGRVLQQAQDSGQSWEIANALVNLGHALARLGQLDEARARHQEAARRAAQCDAPSVVAEALGGLADVLARQHQLGEARALLDFTLAHPGANAEVHSFFAPLRRTLADQSPAPLSAELLALLGGIEGNVVHGKLQGSGHGPGEAQGAGGDGSLSALAPRSRA
- a CDS encoding sulfite exporter TauE/SafE family protein gives rise to the protein MIFAWIGAALIGLSLGLLGSGGSILTVPVLVYLVGEPEKLAIAESLAIVGGISLVGAIPYALGRQIDWRSVLWFGVPGVVGTFLGAALSVYLSGVVQLLLFAVVMLLAAVMMFRPAKAQPEGQSVHKRSPLKIGAEGLGVGVLTGLVGVGGGFLIIPALVLLGGLPMGLAVGTSLLIIAAKSFAGFFKYTQVLTEQNLSMHWNLILIFTAIGILGSFLGARVGKRVSNESLRKGFAGFLVVMGLYVLATNIPKVLAPPAAQAAHRP
- a CDS encoding rhodanese-like domain-containing protein, with the translated sequence MFLRFRPVALLALLTACAPAAQDGYTTVSVQDLHTAQQSGEFVLDVRTPAEYVQGHVPGATLLPLQDLPARLNEVPKDRKVYVICRSGSRSAQASQVLTDGGHRNVYNVDGGMLAWEAAGFPTTR
- a CDS encoding YeeE/YedE family protein, with product MTTTKIPGVHTESTSGTRAATGLFVYLLAGLYFGVVLVKSEAASWYRIQEMFRFESFHMFGLMGSAVLTGMVTTALLRRSGAKSRDGQTISVTPKEKGWRRYVLGGLTFGVGWGLSGLCPGPIFTLLGSGVWPILIVLAFALLGTYLYGAFKDRLPH
- a CDS encoding universal stress protein, producing MYRHILVTTDGTDIDHAAVRHAAALTRALGARLTLLHIVPDAHLELGSGNDLSVSAEDTEREWAQAGEHALEEGILDANGTRLTPLQRPARGRDVPHAILEETAELGADLIVMATHGRKGLSHLLLGSVADRVVHDAQVPVLLVRQGTPSQT
- a CDS encoding metal-sensitive transcriptional regulator, which encodes MTATVPVSDHQAEKTKILNRLRRLEGQLRGLQKMVEEEKSCVEVMSLYASAKSALEATGDVILETYVEMCQAREEKPADLVRLLKLAR
- a CDS encoding rhodanese-like domain-containing protein; translation: MTYQDIFTTELEGKKRGGARLVDVRERDEYTQGHIPGAVNLPLSELAGREDEIGPNTVLICASGNRSSQAAAYLASQGKTGLLNLSGGTAAWVREGREVKRGEQP
- a CDS encoding YeeE/YedE family protein; protein product: MTDLLDVLRSPWPWYVGGPLIGLTVPLLLWLGNKSFGISSNLRHACAILLPESAKPGFFRYDWKKERWNLMFAGGLLLGGFVAGGLLANPEPTRLSAAAMQSVQDLGVQVRPGLVPAELTDLSNPGVWLLLAVSGLLVGFGTRYGGGCTSGHAITGLSTLQGPSLIATISFFVGGILSANLLLPLFMAVIR
- a CDS encoding MBL fold metallo-hydrolase, whose amino-acid sequence is MYFKRFYDTDLAQASYMVGCQKTGECLVVDPIRDIAQYLEEAKAEKLRVTHVTETHIHADYLSGSRELAKATGAKLLLSDEGGEGWQYTYDDGHQKLHDGDTFRVGNVRIDVLHTPGHTPEHLSFLVTDTPRGDTPSMILSGDFVFVGDLGRPDLLDEAAGGQDTRYVGAKQMFASLRDKFLTLPDYVQVWPGHGSGSACGKALGAVPTTTVGYERALSWWGKLVEKGDEEGFTRELLEGQPDAPLYYGRMKTENRDGPALLGEVAPLKELSAGDVKAKLAAGARLIDTRKKEEHHAGAPVGSVNIPDGGTLETWSGWLLTPERELILLAPEDRAEALRRKLWMVGLDNVVGFLPGAEGLETAPAQPIPASELPQHEGALILDVRAKTEYEEGHIPGARQLHAGRLPWRLDTLSRDREIVVHCQGGARSAAAASLLRAEGFNVTELAGGYDAWAKAQKESQNA